The following proteins are encoded in a genomic region of Rubrobacter xylanophilus DSM 9941:
- the rpsR gene encoding 30S ribosomal protein S18, producing MAKKKGGATTRSGKKKVCVFCKENIEYVDYKDYNMLRRFTSERGKIRARRVTGLCPQHQRETARAIKRAREMALLPYIAGR from the coding sequence ATGGCCAAGAAGAAGGGGGGCGCGACGACGCGCTCCGGCAAGAAGAAGGTCTGCGTGTTCTGCAAGGAGAACATCGAGTACGTCGACTACAAGGACTACAACATGCTCCGCCGCTTCACCTCCGAGCGGGGCAAGATCCGGGCCCGCCGCGTCACGGGCCTCTGCCCGCAGCACCAGCGGGAGACGGCCCGGGCGATAAAGCGCGCCCGCGAGATGGCGCTGCTTCCCTACATAGCCGGACGGTAG
- the rplI gene encoding 50S ribosomal protein L9: MQVILTQDVEKVGRRGDIVDVSRGYVRNYLVPRGLAEVATPAKLEEARRRMEEAAERERRLAERAEEIAETLNKSVITIEARTGEDERLFGSVTAANIAEAIEKARGIHLDRRKIRLEEPIRSLGTHQVPVQVHGEIEASVKVIVVPKL, encoded by the coding sequence ATGCAGGTGATACTCACCCAGGACGTGGAGAAGGTCGGCCGCCGGGGCGACATCGTGGACGTGAGCCGCGGCTACGTCCGGAACTACCTGGTGCCGCGGGGGCTCGCGGAGGTCGCCACGCCGGCCAAGCTGGAGGAGGCCCGCCGCAGGATGGAGGAGGCCGCCGAGCGGGAGCGCCGCCTGGCCGAGCGGGCCGAGGAGATCGCCGAGACGCTCAACAAGAGCGTCATCACGATCGAGGCCCGCACCGGCGAGGACGAGCGGCTCTTCGGCTCGGTGACCGCGGCGAACATCGCCGAGGCCATCGAGAAGGCCCGCGGCATCCACCTGGACCGCCGCAAGATCCGGCTGGAGGAGCCCATAAGGTCCCTCGGCACCCACCAGGTGCCGGTGCAGGTCCACGGCGAGATCGAGGCCAGCGTCAAGGTCATCGTGGTCCCGAAGCTGTAG